Part of the Haliotis asinina isolate JCU_RB_2024 chromosome 8, JCU_Hal_asi_v2, whole genome shotgun sequence genome is shown below.
CCGAGTTGTTAACACAACTTCTCAATCAAAACCGTTTGCTTGTGCAAACAGGTGCAAACACTTTGTTCATGTTAACAGTTAACAAGCAGATGGAAATGTTGAATAAGTTGAAATACTTGCCCTCATCCCATTTCCATAAAGGCATGTAAATACTGCAAACATGAGGTTCCATCACAGTGCAAAGATTTCTTTGAGGAATAATCCCTGGTTGTAATGTTTTTCATTGCTTATTGTTAACCAGTATTAAAATTTACTTACCAGTTTGTCAGGTGTCTTTCTAGTATTATTGTTGTGGCTTATTGTTTCAGAAATTGtgttccttcatctctgagtACACTATTGACACATATTGGACCACAACTTATGTTAATCCATTATACATGACCgtacattttgatatttattattgGACTTGTCTGTTCATGCTGATTGATCCCATGCTTATGAATGACCAGATTTACTATACATACTTTAACTTTTTCCTTTGTTACTACAGAATATATATGAGGTgtgtatattttcacaaatgttaCGACTCCCTTTCTATGATATTCTAATCCGTCAGTAATTGTTGGTATCAACATGTGACTTTGCCTCAAGATCTATGCTATGACAAATTGGAGGTTAGGTTAGGCTAACAAGATCGATAATTGGAAATATTGCAAGGAAGAATAATTAATGAATATCGATATGAACATGGTGTTATATTGTACATTGTCTTTTCtgatagaaaaaaaaaaattttctcACACAATATTCAAATTTATGACAATATTTATGGTCTGATgtaaatttattcatttatttattttgttaataatCCATGCATGTCACAACTCACTGgtgatgtggaatatattcACTTATTTCAGACTTGGCAGTCTGTTGACAATTATCGCTCCTTATGATCTCTATCAGCCCTACGAGAGGTAAATAAAAATAAGATGACACAAACCTGCCAGAGGGATGAAGTCGTTAAAGGCAGGTGTGCAAGGAAGTGCATATATTTCACTTGTTAGATTATGACACTTAAGCTTTACTGAAGCAtataaatttcaaagtttggATTAATTATCTGTTTGGAAAACCTTTTGACAGCCAGCTGCCCAAAGTCAAAATGATTTGTAAAGATCAGCTACCAACAGTATAGGATCGGTTGTGAATTCTGACCTCAGTGATATAGTTCAAGTTCTTCAAATATTATAGCATGTTATACCTTTGCATTTGTTGGTTAttcattgtttcaaatgtttttccTGTTTAAACAGGCCATTAAAAATGTCATGCCCACTGTTGCCATGTTCGGATTCTTTAGCTTTGAGCACTAGCATTCAGTTATAACCAGGACATTTAGAACTGAAAACTTACAAATACATTTGGTATAATGACAAGACAGATTGCCTTGGGAGGAAGGTTTAAGAGGACACCATCAGGTAACACATTTCCATTAATTCCTGCATTTAAATTACATCAAATTAACATGTTTATAAATCTTGTTATGCGTTGTTTCAAGGTTTTAGTGCATGTCCTATTTTGTGTTACAGGAAACATGCAAAATTACTTAAATTACTCAGTAATCAGTTGATTTAAACTGCTATGTAAATTATGGTTCATTGTTTAAGTAACCCCTGTTAACAAAACATATTCTTagtgatgaaaaatatttgatttAGTTGTCTCTTTGAAATTAATCTAATTAGCCTTTGATACTTACATCACCtgtaatatttattatcatttaacttgtatataattttttttcttgACATAAAACATTTGATTTACACCTTTTCTATTTATTTACGAATAAATGTAATGCATGATCAATATATAAGATTTCATTCCGTGTAACACATTATTTATTACGCGTGTGCAAAGTATGATCAAAGCTTGCAGATATAGCCAGATTGTTTAGCGATCCCAGGTAATGACTGTTACGTTTTCATATGTATTGATGCCTGAGGTAAACATCTGTCGAGTGTATTGTAAGCTCTGTTCAATTTTTGTTCCCATCACGGACAGCCAGTGCCTCGTCCTACAAAACAAACTTTGCGTTAAGGTAATATCAACTCCCGTACTGTAACAAAGGCTTACGTCATTATTGCGCTGAGATGGTTTTGCACAACGGGGTTTGGAACCCTTGAACTAAAGtggaatatttgttatttgCGTTCCCGAATGCCAAGTTATTTTATGTCTGCTTTACTCACAGGCATCATGTCATTGTTGAGACTACTAAGCGCCTTGGAAGTTTTGTCATGACAGAGGTTGGGTATATTTTCAGGAATAAAGTATTTCTGATATAATATTTCCGTTTATGTTGTCCATGAAGGTGTATGATCTATGTTGTGGACGTCCACGACTccggagtgagtttagttttacgccgcactcaacagtattctaGCTAaatgcggcggtctgtaaataatggagtctagaCCAGTCTAGAGACTCCTTTGGATTTGGGAGAAGTAATTATAATGACTTCACTGATACATGACTACGCATCTAGCATGTTTGTATTATTAATCATTATTGTCTGGTCTGGCCTCGATCATTACTGAACTCataagtataatcggttagatgaTTTAAAAAGTGGaggtgagttgtgattggtagcGCAAACACCTGATTAGTTGAAAAGCCAACCAAGGAGGTAATAAACTTATCTAATAATTCATCAGAACGTATGCGCACACTCATATAtagatacacatacatataaagatggatttcttctttctttatatgtattatggatattattttcagcaatacaagcccctgtgcttAGAAGAACCTACCTGAATTATAGTAATCTAACACTTGTCTGACTGCTTCAGGTAGCGACAGATTACCGCATATGAATTGATTGCGGATATAATGTATAACATTCACTCTTGCGTTTTACAGGTACATACCTAAGTTCTTTCATTAATGCGTGCATGTTGTAGCAGTTTTGAATATGTTCATTGACATTCCGTTCATCCTCGTTAAAGAAAGACGGTGGGGTATAGCCTTGTTCAAGcgatcgctcgtcacaccaaagacccggttTCGACTCCAATGGGTAtagcgtgtgaagcccatttctggtgttccccgctgtgatattgctggaatattgctaaaagtggcataaaacgagctgctcactcactcgttgAAGCCGCGCTGTGGTGTAGTGGATGGGATGTCTGCCTGGAAGGAGTTAGGTCGGTGATTCGATCCCGTTAGCGTACCATAACACGCTTCTTTTTGTTTACTTGCCAGGCGCTCAACATTGGGGGAATAGTAGACAGTAGCTAGTTGTTTATATGTGTGTGGGCAAGCACTATCTCACTGGCATCAGTACAGACAAGCAGTACACGGAGTAGCATACCAACACACGCATGTACGTCTCGAGACAAGTGCAAAACTCAAACTCAACGTTAAACCCACTTCAGCCTTCCTCTCTCTTTCCTTATGGCATGTCTGATAATGATTGGAGGGAAAATCAATTTTCTGAGAAAACACCTTTGTCTTATTTCGGTGTTTCTTGTGCAACCACCAGAGGGACAGTCAACCACTGGGTGGGTTTGTGCGGTTTCTACGTAACAAGTCCCCAAGTCCAAATTCCCAGAATCCCATGCTTGCCGAGAGCCTACGATGTCCAGATCTGGTGGTCAGTCTTGGGACTTGGCCGTTTCATGGGCCGTATTCTAATTTGGTGGATCAATgcttagtcactggattgtctggcccagacgtGTAGCTTAGATATTGCGGAGTATGGCGTTGAACACAATACACCGAAAAGGACAACAGTGGAAATATATTATTACGGTCTGACACATTATGATTCATCACGTTCattttgtgtctgtgtctgtgtctgcttAGTGAGTGAGATCAGTTTTACGTCACTTAAACATTACTTCAACATCGTGGCTGGTGACACCACATTGTGCCCAAGTGGGGAATGGAGCCTCAGTCTacagcgtgacgagagaacgctttcaccactaggctatcccccGGCCAGTCAGCTAAAAGAGGGAAGTGAGAGACTGaatgagttacgttttacgccacaatcagcagtgatcaacagcatgagcatcgacaagACGACAAGACAATAAAATCCATCTTTAATTACTGTGGTTATGGATGTGAAAGATGGGCACACCAGTTTGAGGATAGCAAACCCATTTAGACAGTCGTCGATAAGAAAATAATTACTCTAAAACACAACAAGGGACCAAATGGGAGTtccattaaaacaaaatgtagaCTGCATCTCACGAGCGATGCAGATACCAACTGGAAAAATACACGTGATTCCAGAAATAAAGCAACGGATTTGCGAGTCACCTTAAAGGAGGATTGCGCGCCGCGAAACTGACACCTACCCAAAGTCATTCATCTTTATGGAGACAATTTCTCAGTCTAATGACTCAAAAATTACGTCAACAGTTAATAGTTATAACACGTACACAATGCCTTGTTTCGCAAGTGGCACTAGTTACATCTAGACCTAGACTGGAAATGGTCACGTGACAGTGAAACTCTCTCTTTAAATCGGTCTGTTTTATGATCGTTTtgcttttattttgattttgtgttttgaaactgttcaatattcaaACATGCATTTTCTTCGTCACTGACTTTTCTGTGGAAATGTTGCATGGCTTAAAGCGATCCAACGCGGCTGCAGAATAAGATCAACTGAATAAGTTCGCGAGAATTCCTTTCTCCACATGAAAGTGACCCTAAGTAAATACAGTCAGGAACCAGTCAATATAAAACGGGATCACTGATACGGGACATCTTTTTAAGAGGAACGaaacatttatgtttatgtatatacatataattGGCGCGTCATTGAATGGATGTAACATTGAATTAACACATTCTGGGGCAATAGAAGCGTCTAAAAAGTAAAAATGTCGACGGGATaagtatttgaaagaaaagtaATAACCGTGCTACTGTCCCGACCCTGGACGAAAGATGACACTTCTGACCTGTACACACAGGAACTCATAAATAAGGTTACTGATTCTTGTGCATAGGGTGAACTGGTGACTGTGGTCTTACTGAGGTATATATACAAATGCTCACAGGACCTAGCCTAGCGCGTGTGGTTTCACAGATGCCTGACCAAGAAGTGACCATTCTAACTCGGGTACTGTGTACTGTTTAGGACTACGGTTATACCGAATTCCAAAGAGCCACTAATTTCTGTTCATATAAACACAGCTCGTTATTTCGActaatgtttaaagcaagttGTCACGACCAGAAAAACAGTTCGATACATCCGTCGGTTCGTGAAATCCGTATTCATATGAAACGTAGTTTCAGAATCATGTCATTTTGCCTGACTAGTTTGATAATATCATCACACGCTGCTTCCAAATCTTGCAGTTGAGTTCACGGCGTACGTATCGAGCTAATTCTAAATTCAGTTATACATTTGATAGAATATGGTCACTTCTGCTTCTGCACTGCTATCAACTGATATCTGAAGGTTTCCCCAATAGCAGGGTGCAAATACCACTCGTATGCATGCATATACAGCGAATCTAGAGTATCACGTGACTAGAAAGTACACACATCGACCGTCACAGCACGTCACAACGCTACGGTGAAAGATTCAGCAATGTTCATAATAAATGTTCTTCTCACAAAACTGAATGCATTTACCACAATATAGAAAGTTTTACGCAGTATGTACATTCGACATTAATCTAAACAAAGGAAGATTTCGTGTCGCGTACACTGGACAATAATGTACCCTATGCTATATCAtaaattacattttctcagtacAGTACCGATTCTGTACTTTGGGGTTCGCTTCCATTCGGGATTAAAACCCACATTCTCATAATAAGGCACCAAATCACACCACACGCAGTCAGTGAGAGAATCTCCACTTCACTGAGAAAGCGAATCCCGAACATAACATACGTTACAATTGACCAGGCATTGTGTTTCCACAATAATGTACCCGTATTAGGGTAGATATATACTCATAATCTACCCGGATCTAATGAATATATAAACTCATTTTCTATTTAAAGATTCTAATATTCATTAATTATACAGGTGTATTCAATCGCCATCGAGTCAAATGTCAAACACGATGGAAATGCTAGCACGTCTCCATCTTTACGCAGTGTAAACTCCAGAAGTAAGAAATCGTATCTGACCTTGAATTATAAATCGATATATCGGAAACAATAACATTAGCTCCTAGTGTAATGCTATATAACGGTTCCTCATAGTTGATTGTTCGTTATATAAGTTCTCGTTACATTTCATGTTACTTGGAAAGCATTGTTTTACTGTTTGCCTGATCCGATTCTAAAGACACAAAATGGACAAATCACAAATCATGGCACTTTCTGTAGACATAATGTTACACCTGGGTCTATTCGGAGTCGAATGAAACCATTTGAGTTTGCAAATACTGTTAACGCCATTTTAAACTACCGAGGAAAGAACGCATACACGTGTATTTCACGATGgctgaaaaatacaacaaacaagAATTTTTTTCGATGGTGATGAACGTGACAAGAGTGTTTTGAACACCGAGTTCTGTTGATATCGAGTTGCGTTTTGATCACTTTTGTAATGTTCGGTCAAATCCAATTTTcaggtgtatactttctttagCCCCAGAGTATATTTGGCTGGATTGAATTAACCTTAAAACACAATATATCAACCTACATCATAAACAAGACAACGGCGTTTGCACATTTTGCTGCCACGGTAGATGATGCAATAGAATATCTGGCAAGAGAAGCCTGTGTCCATTGCTGCAGTATGATGAAGTGTTATCAAAAGTACGGCAGAATTAAACCAACGCCGTAACACACATTTCATTTGAATGGGTCACAGCAACAATAACAGGTGAGGTACAGCAAGATCTGTGATCAGGACAAACACGTCACTTCAAAGAACCACAGGCACACGGTAACACACTCGTCAAAgtcaaatgtttattttttaaataaacttCAGAGTCGGTAGTAGAATGTTACGTGGATGCACCATGCGTTGATATGCGGCTGATCGTTGAGCGGCAGGACGTATCCTCAGGTTATGATAATGCTGTTAGTAGGTCACAAAGTCCTGGACTCCGATTGGTCACATAGAAAGTGCATCAGAAAGGTGCATTGTTATTGGTTGTTAAAGAACATTTATGTTTATTGGTCAATGACCATAAGGAATGGGTAGACAAAGGTGATCAATCTAGTTGGTCGGTTTTTCATCATGATATTAAACTGTGATCAGCAGTGAATCGAAGGTCAATGTTGCACGAAGCTTAGAAAAGATGAAGACAAGTCACCAATGAAGCGCGTGATCAAATCCGCAAGATTGGGTTTAAACTATCCAGTTAGCTATTCAATGGTGTTGCAAGGATGTGCGTATCTCATAGCGACGCATTTACAGGACCATTTACCACCTCCGTAAACTGATACATCACTGCTACATCGTTGAGGTTGCCGAAGGAGATGTCGACTCCACCCATTGTGCACCACTGATTATCTGTTGCATCATCGAGGTATTTACTCCAGTATGTACAGCCATGTTAATGTCCGTCGTACACTGCTGGAGGCGTTACACCTCGCCGCCATCACGTGTTGCCATTTTCCTTGTCACAATCTTCGTCGTTGGAATCGTCAAGGTCGTCATCTGACTCCAACGTTGTCTGTGATGCTGCCTGGCTTGCAAGCATGATGCTGATAACGTCCACGTCGGTGGGGTCAACGAGGTCGAGGGGACGCTCACCCTCAGCAGTCAGGATGTGTCGATCTGCGCCTTTTTTCAGAAGAAACCTGTGGAGAAAATATGATAACAGTATTaacgatgataatgatgattacCATGATGCATTCTTATTATCACTGTCAGTGGATCAAGGGGGTCTGGTCAGTGGACGACTTTTGCTCTCGGCTTCCCGAGGAGTATCCGGCCGAAGGTTCcatttgaagatgaaataaTCACATACAACCAACGTACCTTCAATGCTTAGCGAACAAGGACGGCCTATAATGGCTGCAAAATTGCATGATCcccggggagttgagattgacacAACGAAGTGCCATTGAGATTGGCATCCTATGAACGAGGTAAAACAAAGCACCTTTGAGCAGCCTAGCTAGAACTTATAATAAAtagtaaaataaatatttggaaCAAAGTCATTTTCCAAAGGACCGTATGTGTGGTATGTCTTCAATGTGCTATATGTGCTTCAGTGTGCTACATGTGCTTCAGTGTGGGCCACCACCAAAACCAGAGACACGATCATGAATCACAGTCACCCACCCAACTCCTCTCCGCCACATTGTAGGAAATGCCAGGGATACAAACTAATTCTTCCGCGAAACTTTAGGTTTACATTCTACATATTGCGTAAATATGTAAGACTATTCACATTACATACTTCAGCATTTCTAATCATCAACCTTATCCTACGTGCGAATTTTATATGCTCAGTCTGTAAAAACAAAAGCCATGTACATTTAGTGTCCGCCATTCTGTTTACCAGTAGGTGTTATTGTAACGCAACACACTGCGCCattgttgtatattttgtttcagccTATTAGAAAGGCACTTATACTCGCAGAATATCCCTTAGACAGGTTCCACATTTGATATTGCTACTTTCACCGTGCAACTCGTGTAAGAAATATTGTTCTCGTGCCAAACATAACATCATTAATTAGAAACACATACACTAATGTCCTTCGAAGACATTCAGTTCCCGTTTAGCTATTCTCACGACGCATATGACATATCACATTTAGCAAATCGCCAGGATTTATACTAACTGGGTTAATTACGCCAGTAGGTGGTgggtaggggtggggtggggacaTTATTCCCATATCGACGGTGACGCAGGCGTTGCTACTGAGACGTCGAGAGAAGAAAAACACTGACTGAATGCTTAGTGAGCAGTCTCTGTCCAAACGTTCTTCAGGAAACTGAcggatgtttttgttatttgttgtgaAACGCCACACTCAATCATGTTGCCACTTTATAGCGGGGGTCTGTAAACATACCGAGTCTGGATCACATAATCTAGTGATTAACTTCTTGGGCACTGATCCACTCAATTGGGAGTGAGTTAActagtgggtttagttttagttACAGCATCATTAGTAATACAGTTGaagttgtctaaaccggcactcattggaactgaagaaataatccggtttataCAATGTTTCGGGTTGTGGAACTGATAATAACCGGCACCACACACGGTAATAcggtatccatgtggggaatcgaacccggtaaccactaagctactctgTCGTCAGTCGGAAACGATGTCATCAATCAAGAGTTGAAGACTGACAACCCTGTCAACTTAGTCGCCATTTACGATAAGGAACCGTTTTGTTCTTTGACATCTCATGGGTTCCGTCTAACATATTTATACGTGCGAGTTCTTATGTGAAAGTGTGAGACGTTACATTTGACAGCGTGTTAGACACCTCAACTGAATGTTTTCATGGGTGTCTTGTCTTCCAGTTTAGGTTTAAAAACGGCGTCGGAATATCTTCATGGTTTAAATAGTGTCTACATTTTGCATTAAGAATTGCAAAATTCGATCTTTATGTGATGGAAATCAATGATCAATGACATGGTTTCGGAGACCTACCGAACAATATCAGCATGGCCTTCTGCGCATGCCGCATGAAGCGGTGTCCAATGATCTCCATCCAGCATATTGACGTCAGCACCATGATTAACCAATAGGCGAACCGCATCAAGGTTACCGTCAAGCACCGCCTGGTGAAGAGGAGTTAAGCCTGAAAGACAAGACCGAAATGATTAACTCTATAATACCCgagcaccagacaatccaatgactgacatcatgagtatcgatccccaactgtgtcagcgagcctgacaagaTTATCTTACTCGCTTCAGCTTTTCTTGTTGAAGTCCACTTCCATCTCAGATCAGCATTAGACTTTTTCCTTGAGATCAAGATCAAACGCACAAACGTCAAAAGAGTCTAGACAACATTCAGTGGTTTTGTATATGTGAAAAAGTCATATGTTTTAAGGTAATTCTAAAAGCAAAACGTTGTTCGTCATAAGCTAATCATGGGATGACAttcagaaatgaaacaaacacacatcacactCATACTGAATCCCAAAGTTAACATTCCATATTCATTAAATGCACATTCCACAAATGGCATTATCACAAGACACATAAACTGATGACTGGAATGTTTATTTAGGCACTTTCGAAGCAATCCGATACACGGTTAATTCAACAAATCCTGTTAGATTGACGTATTGTATGTTGTTGCAAGAAGTTAGCAATGAAACGGTCGAGTCGGTGCAATTACATCGCTGATTCAGCAAAACGACTTAGCGCCCACAACGTCAGTGCTATGTGGGACACCTGTGGTGGCGGATATTAAACTCACGCAACCACGAATCGTCTTCAGGAAGGAGAACCGCAGGGCACTAATTGAATCTGAGACATTCAGTCACCTACTCCGCATTTTACAGCCTAACTTTTTAGCCCTTTCAAGTTACAGTGTCCTTTTACAGGCTGATAAGCATTTATTTGAAATTTCGTACTGAGAGATATATATATGAAATTTCTTATCCAAGATTTGCATAATATATGAAATGTCCAAACCATGTTTAACAACGCATCACAACCAAATAAGTGCTCAGATGGTATATTTGATACTACACTGTCTTAGTAcagtacagattctagaacCTTTGTTgggtcccatccgggattcgaactcgcacTTTCCGATTCAGGCACCTTATCGTCAGCCCACCGATTCACCCATCTAACCCTCTCAGCCACCTAGTTATCCCAGATACTCTCAAACATAATAATTGGTTTATAAGTGTAACCAGACATTCCTTTCTCTAAGGTTCGTATATATTCAGGAAATGGCGACATCTAATCTGCTTTTGGGTAGGGTCGCCGTCTCGCTTTGATGGCATCTTAATCCCCAAATTAATATACGAAGGTCTTAGCATGCTACCTTGGCTGACAGCACCTTGGATTTCATTGGATGTTGAGGTCTCCAACATCACAGAAGAATGTATCTTTTCATATCAGTGGGACATAACCTACTTCAATTCCAAAGCCAGTAAGTCAGTGGTGTATAACACTATATATCATCTACGGAACACAACACTGTCACGGCCTGATTGCGGCGAGACCTCTACCACACTTCACCTTAACACGATATAGGAACGTCTTGATGTTTTGCCCTTGAGATGTATAGAAAAAAAAGGTTGGTTCACCTACTGTACCAGCACaaaggtagtgagtgagtatggctttacgccgcttttaacagcACTCCCGCAATATcatagcgggggacaccagaatgatCTATACAGAGTGTAACCACGTGGGGAATGGAACGCGGAta
Proteins encoded:
- the LOC137294958 gene encoding protein phosphatase 1 regulatory subunit 27-like, coding for MSRRASLLAKQNKCKPKVRFPDELVFLDNIKENDLNAVSTMLRRASLKVNINEINDVGLTPLHQAVLDGNLDAVRLLVNHGADVNMLDGDHWTPLHAACAEGHADIVRFLLKKGADRHILTAEGERPLDLVDPTDVDVISIMLASQAASQTTLESDDDLDDSNDEDCDKENGNT